The DNA window GGTTATTTTCGGTCTAGGTTTCGTGAAACGTCCAGTCTAGCTTCTGTGGAATGTCCAGCCTAGGTTTTGTTTTACGTCTAGTCTAAATTTTGGGTTATGTCCAGTCTAGGTTTCGTGGTACGTCCGGTCTAGGTTCTGTGGAATGTCCAGCTTAGGTTTTGTTTTACGTCTAGTCTACATTTTGGGTTATGTCCAGTCTAGGTTTCGTTGTACGTCCGGTCTAGGTTCTGTGGAATGTCCAGTCTAGGTTTAATTTTACTTCCAGTCTAGATTTCATGTTACGTCCGGTCTAGGTTTCGTGATACATCCAGTCTAGGTTCTGTGGAATGTCCAGCCTAGGCTTCGTTTTACGGCTAGTCTCAATTTTGGGTTATTTTCAGTCTAGGTTTCGTGAAACGTCCAGTCTAGCTTCTGTGGAATGTCCAGCCTAGGTTTTGTTTTACGTCTAGTCTAAATTTTGGGTTATGGCTGGTCTTGGTTTCGTGGTCCGTCTGGTCTAGGTTATGTGGAATGTCCAGCCTAGGTTTTGTTTCACGTCTAGTCTCAATGTTGGGTTTTGTCCAGTCTAGATTTCATGTTGCGTCCAGTCAGATTTTGTTTTATGTCTAGTCTTGATTGTGTTACATCCagtctaggttctgtgtaacgTCCAGTTTAGGTTCTGTGTCATGCCTAGCCTAGGTTCTCTGTTATGTCCAGACTAGATTTAGTGTGACGCCCAGACTAGGATTCTTGCTATGACTATACACTGTGTTACACCCAGACTATGTTCCATGTTACGTCTAGTCTACATTTGTGTTACGTCCAGTCTGGGTTCCGTGTTATGCCTAGTCTAGACGTCtagattcttctgaaatcccaATGCAGCCATTCAGGCTTACCATGAATGCAATGATACTCCGCTGAACGCTGTCCCACTGAAAGCAGCTCTTGATGTACTGCAGAACTTGAGTCACTGCTCTGTAGATGTTCCTCACGCGAACAACGTTCCTCGTCAGGACCTGATGGAAATAAGCCAGGTTGAGCTACTAGACATCTACAGTCTCATATTCCAATATTCAGCAGTATTTGTagttttactggtgttttacCTTTTTGGAAAATTTTGGATTGTCCTCAAGAAACTTCCTTTCCCTGGGGTTGAAGGTCCTGATGCTTGCTTTGATCTGAATTAGGAAAGGttcagaagagagagaaggagagaaagttcAGCCGGGATATGAATGAATGACCTGAATCACATGTTACAGATGCTGGCCAGTGTTTTACACATCGAGTGCAATCGAGGCTTACTGGATTGAAGATAACTTCAAGCTCCAGTAGTATGGTTCCTTTGGATAAACTCCCCAAGTCCTCTTTCTTCAATGGGCATGATATCATCTGACCATTGTGTATCTGTTATAAACACAAGAAGGTAAAACTTAGTAATTTTTAGTCTCAGGATTTTAATACATACTTTGGTtccttttttaaatagttttttgtttggTAACATTTTGGTAAATTTTTGCCAATTTTTTGGTCAAATTTTTTGGTCAAATTTTGCCAATAAACCCACCCATTCAAAGCtttccctagcactagcaatgctccagacactaggagaGTAAGTACaggtctcctccaatacatgcaaagccagccctTGGTATTGGTGGTATTCCCCGGCATCCTACAAGCTCAGAGCAAAGTGCTGTGCCGACTAACATCGCTTCTAGAGTGACTGGGGAATAGTGGAAGTGCTTTCGACTGCAAAGCTCCGCAAAGCCCCTCAATGGACGGTTATTTAACTTTAGGGTAccaagattttttttgttattccggagaaccctttttggcaATGCCACCTTCACTACTCTCTATGCAAATGTAGTTTTCCCATTTTTCCCCATCCCAACTTTCTTCTGGCAGCACACAGAGCTTCCGTTACTTACTGAAAGCACAGGAATGGCCACTTTCCCCAGGAAGTCCGGGGCCTTGTCTCCATCCTCGTCAAAGACGGTCACTTCCAGTATATCGTGAATGTCTTTGATTGGactgaacacacaaacaaatgtgACATTTCAGCACCGCATAAGCAGTCTTTTCTAACAACACTCACTCAGCTGCTAATGGAAAAACAATGGAGCCACTCACAATGTGAAGACTTTATCCCACTCAGGGTTGAGCGTTTTGTAGACCGTGTGAGTCTGCAGCCTGTCGTTGCCCAACTCCAGCACACAGAACGGATCACTCTTGCCTACAAAGACAAACCGTGCTCTGTAACTGACGTTCAGCTTGTGAGGATGCTTACTTAGAAATGAGCAGAATTCTGGAATATTAGTTTTACCATTCAAATCCGCAGCCATGAGATCTGAAGCTTTGATCACTTTGACCTGAAGGAAACCAATGTCCCTGATGTTTTTGAAGGAGTTCTGGAAGCTCTAAAGGAGGTAAAGAGGCAGACAATTAAGCTCTCATATTAGATAAAGAAGTGGATCTTATCATGGGGTGTGGACAGAGCAGTGGCAGGATTTTTTTATGTATGAGCAACATGAGCAAGATCAAGTGTCCGTTGTGGTCAAGTCTCAATTTTGGGTTGTGTCCAGTCTAGATTTCATGTTACGTCCAGTCTAGATTTCATGTTACGTCAGGACTATATTTCATGTTACGTCCGGTCTAGATTTCATGTTACATCCGGTCTAGGTTTCGTGTTACATCCAGTCTAAATTTCCTGTTACGTTCGGTCTAGATTTCATGTTACGTCAGGACTAGATTTCACGTTACGTCCAATCTAAGTTTCATGTTACATCCAGTCTAGGTTTTTATGTTACGTCCAGTCTAGATTTCATGTTACGTCCGGATTAGATTTCATGTTACGTCCGGTCTAGGTTTCGTGTTACATCCGGTCTAGATTTCATGTTACATCCGGTCTAGGTTTCGTGTTACATCCGGTCTAGATTTCGTGTTACATCCGGTCTAGGTTTTGTGTTACTTCCAGTCTAAATTTCCTGTTACGTCCGGTCTAGATTTCATGTTACGTCAGGACTATATTTCATGTTACGTCCGGTCTAGATTTCGTGTTACATCCGGTCTAGGTTTCGTGTTACTTCCAGTCTAAATTTCCTGTTACGTCCGGTCTAGATTTCATGTTACGTCAGGACTATATTTCATGTTACTTCCAGTCTAAATTTCCTGTTACGTCCGGTCTAGATTTCATGTTATGTCTGGTCTAGGTTTCATGTTACGTCCGGTCTAGATTTCATGTTACGTCCGGTCTAGGTTTCATGTTACGTCCGGTCTAGGTTTCATGTTACGTACGGTCTAGATTTCATGTTACGTCCATTTTAGATTTCATGTTACGTCCGGTCTAGGTTTCATGTTACGTCCGGTTTAGGTTTCATGTTACGTCCGGTCTAGGTTTCATGTCACATCCAGTCTAGGTTCTGTGTCCAgccttgtttctttttttatgtatggGCAACATGCAAGATCTAATAGAGGGAGGGGAGCACGAGGTATGGggaatccacacacacacacaaaaaagagaaTGGTGATGACTAAATGGGATTACGTTTCCGTACGTATTTTTTCAGCATGCTCTCCCTTTCATTTGGCTCCTCCAGCGGTGGAGCACACAGGTCAGTGACAGACACTCCTGTGCATGTGGTTAAATTCACCAGGAACACCACCCTGCCTCGGCTTGGCTCCAGAGCACACGTGCACAACTGCAGCTTGTTTACAGACAATGCGGACAGGTCTACTTCACAcctgcacgcacacacgcacacacacacacacacacacacacacacacacacacacacacacagaaacatgtaGTCATTGTTCCCACAAGTGCTAAAATAAAAAGCCTGTGAGATAAAATAGACTATTCTTGCCATCAAGAGTTTCAGAAGATTATGATCTCTAGTCCAGACTTCAACCACAGTTTCTCTACACCCTTATAGAACATCATAAAGTTCACAAAACTTACAATCCGTAGCATTCTTCATTTTTCCGGCCCTCTTTGGACCAGACCCCCAGCTCCAGAAAGTTTGGTCCATCAAGGTACTGGTTGAAGTCGAACCTCTCTCTCCACTGAGGGTTGGGCCTTTTGCACTGAGACTGTGAAGGTGGACGACAGCCTACGTCAGGAATATAGCTGGGAGTTTGTTTATCCCCATACAGaaatacacatatttatatatacagtaccagtcaaaagtttggttTAAATGTGGGCTGATTGACATCTTAACGTCATGTGATCCAACTACTAGGGTGACCATTTTTTTCCAAGAAAAAGGACATACAAGTAGTAgttagttaggatgttgtggccagGGGGGATTTCAAGTAGGACCATGGCAGTgtgcagctacagtatgttaatgttctttaatacataaacattcagGGGCTCAGAATGGCTCAGAGAGCAGGCCAGGACGCTTTGCTATCAGCATCCAGAGTCTGATAGAGCACAACtgcctgtgctctctctctctctgggtgggtacaTGGCACTCTCTTCACCCATCTctgcgatgttggctggcacaggcgtctgttgatgttggctggcacaggcgtagcagagctggggacctgaCACATTCCTCCAAACGTGTCAGCTGTCCAGCGATGCCGCATTTGCCAGCACTTCTGGTTCTGGGAACACCCCACCTGacgacctgcctgatgtttcggtGATGTTCTGGCGTCCCAGTTCTGCCTTTGACggatgtagatgaagataatcagtgtttttcacttcacatgTGGCACCTGTGGTGCTTATGTTagggctgatcagtgtataaatcTTAGGAATCTGATTCAGCAGACAGTTTCTAATTACTGAGACTTTGTCAGAACATCAGTGAAGAGCAGGTGGAGTTATCTCGTCCAGCTTTTACCTACCTTGCTCCTGTATTTCTGGTCTCCTAGCCTGAAGCGCACAAACACATCTCCCTGTCCATCTTCAGGCAGGTTCTGACCCTCCACCAGTGTGATGGTCAGAACTCCGGTCCACAGCTGGCTCTTCCTCAGAGATTCCGACAGGCGTTTGGTCTGCGGTGATAAACTTGACTGCAACACAACACACGAAGCTCGTTTACACGACGCAACAATCATGAAGACGTTATCATTTCAGAGCATCACATACTGCTCTTACCTTAGTGCTCTGTTTCCCCTTCGGAACCCACTTCTTCACACGGAAGATGAGGGGGGAAAAATACAGTGATACAGTGAGCAGGGAGGTTTTGATCACGGTTGTTTTTACCCCCGATCCgatccaagtctcttaatgctgactattAGTCGATTCCAATCCAATTTTTGTGTTTCCATGTGTATAATACAGCCCCACAATGGTAAGATGTGCTAATTCACAGCAGTCAACAGCAGAGCCAGCCAATCTGATCTACTTTGTTTGGAGCCACTTTTTAAacgactgttttaaactctacagtgtttaatatcttacagtccggtctgactgacctccctgaccattcagctcccagctcctttacagtTCTACAACAGGTCTAATTAATGGAGCACGGAGGACTGCAGATATTATTCTGCTACCGAAAACCCAAGGATACCCTATCCTTTAGAAATGCCTCAATCGGCCCCCAGTCACTGGATCGGATCGGGACACCCCACTCTGGCCCTAATTAACTCGGTTAGTTCTGTAGCTTTGACTCATTTGGGTTCCTTACATTTTTCTTGCTGTCTCCATCTCTGACTGAGAGACAGATATCAATGACTATCACGCCCATATCTTCCTCCAGGCTGTTAGGGTCAGTGAGCGGCAGCACCATTTCGACTGTCCTGCAGAAAAGATCAAATTGACAACAAAGGTTTTTAAGACTGTGCCTGACACCACAGACACCACATTCAGTGCAGATACAGTAACAGGACTCGATTCACCTACTTCTCAAGTTCCAGTTCACTTAGGAAAACACTGCTGGCACCCATGAAGTCATCTGTGGTTAGGTCCCGATCGTAGACCTGAACACGGACAAATGCAGGATTTTTTCACAGTATCTGGGACCCTTTTATACACTTTCTATGATGACCAATGAATCTATAG is part of the Salminus brasiliensis chromosome 17, fSalBra1.hap2, whole genome shotgun sequence genome and encodes:
- the mctp2b gene encoding multiple C2 and transmembrane domain-containing protein 2 isoform X3, giving the protein MGENQRELQKTYLLLINLREGRGLVIRDRCGTSDPYVKFKLEGKTLYKSKVVYKNLNPTWNETFSYPIRDLQQKLDIKVYDRDLTTDDFMGASSVFLSELELEKTVEMVLPLTDPNSLEEDMGVIVIDICLSVRDGDSKKNKWVPKGKQSTKSSLSPQTKRLSESLRKSQLWTGVLTITLVEGQNLPEDGQGDVFVRFRLGDQKYRSKNWDARTSPKHQAGRQSQCKRPNPQWRERFDFNQYLDGPNFLELGVWSKEGRKNEECYGLCEVDLSALSVNKLQLCTCALEPSRGRVVFLVNLTTCTGVSVTDLCAPPLEEPNERESMLKKYSFQNSFKNIRDIGFLQVKVIKASDLMAADLNGKSDPFCVLELGNDRLQTHTVYKTLNPEWDKVFTFPIKDIHDILEVTVFDEDGDKAPDFLGKVAIPVLSIHNGQMISCPLKKEDLGSLSKGTILLELEVIFNPIKASIRTFNPRERKFLEDNPKFSKKVLTRNVVRVRNIYRAVTQVLQYIKSCFQWDSVQRSIIAFMVFLLTVWYWEFYMLPLFLVLLLVWNYLQIASERVSLELDNMDTGDEDDEDEKESERKGLIDKIHMVQEIVITVQNLLEEIASLAERIKNMFNWSVPFLSNLAFLVLIIVTVITYFIPIRYIILIWGINKFTKKLRNPYAIDNNEVMDFLSRVPSDVQKVQYFDLKHSHMQSPVRKKRAAQ